CAGTGAATGATTTAGATGGATTTATCCAACATGTCGTTAGTTTAGGACTAAACAAATGATTTGATTtagtcaaacaaaattctaattatggtttttttttccttaatacAGTATGTTCCTCACGaactaaaaaaatatgcatgagtgtattttattaaattgttgTAAGATGATAAATAAGtgtttgtgattgtgattCATAAATAAgtgtttgtgatttttgttaaacaaatcGGGTCAATTTGGTCGGGTCGGGTCATATCGGGTCAAGTTTAATAATACCcgaatgttttgttttccttatcTTCTTCGAATCTGGCTTCGCTTCCCTCTCTCACATATCCACACAACAAAGGAAATGGCTCTCACCGTGAGCAGCGGTGGCGGAGGAGCTAGAATCCGCTGCAACGACCTCACCGATTCTTCTCGTAACCCTTTCTCCACCTTCCGACTCGTAAACTTCCCTAATCCATCAAGAACCGGTCTTCACGTTGTCTCTGCCGCCAAAAAACCTTCCACACAGACCGGTCGTTTCGACAGCAAGAAGCGTCGGACTCTCGTTCCTACAACGACTAAGAACAGCAGGAAGAGGGAAACGAAGGTTTTGACGGCGAGAACCCGCCGTCTCAGATCGTTATCAACGACGAAGATGGAGATAGAACGGTGGTGAATACTCGATTCAGAGGTGATCCGAAAGATGCGCCGAAATTTGCCATTAAGGATCTTCCTGGACTTGAACCAGATCCTTTTGAAGGTGAGAAGTGGGATGGTCTAGGTTTCTTCGTTCAGTACTTGTGGGCTTTCGGAATCCTTTTCGCGGTAAATTTCTGTACTTTTCAGTTGCTTTATAACAATTCTCCAATTTTGAAGTTAAACCAATCAATTCACTATGGTTCAAAATGTTGTAACAGCTAATCTCTGGTGGACTTGCGGCGGGGACGTATAACGAAGGTGCGACGGATTTCAAGGAGACGCCAGTATATAAAGAGGCGATTCAATCTCGTGACCTTCTTGATGAAGCAGAGAGTTCAAACTCTGAAGATGTGTTTGAGTCCAACCCAACAGAAGTGGCTCCTAGTTTGGAATAGTTTCAGTTCAGTGTTTAGAGAAAGAATTTAAAGACTGAAACTTTTTGCTATTGGGGTGTTTTAAAAAGCCATATTCCAAGTTGATCTTGAGCTTGTTGTGTTCATAATGTTATAGATTCAAAGTTAAAAGAAGAGTATTGTTCTTCATTGTTCTGTTTTCCGATTTCATTTCTGAACTGCAAACTTCTTTAGGAATCATTCCaataatctcttcttttataaatGTAAGGTAAAGTTATAAAGTTGATCTTGATTCATtgagaaaacacaaaacagaagAGACCGAGATGGTAGTTAATGCAGAAAGACTCAGATGAGGAGGAGAGCGGCGGGTAAGATCGCTGCGAGTGCAAAGATGGTTAGCTGAATCTCAGACTTGGAGCCAGAGGATTTCAAACCATAACCTAATCCCATAAAACTGGTGGGTCTTGGTGCCATTTGAGCCACTGGAGTAGCTGATAAAGTGAAAAGTAACACTATGTTAACTGTTtccatgttttggttttagcagATACTGAAAACTTTGGTAAAAAGTGGTTTACCAGCGACACGAGAGTTGTTCTTTGCACCTTGAGAGATTTGAGAACCAGTTGAGCTTGAAGGTGGTGGAGCAACAGAGGAGGAATCACTAGGCGCCTCTCCTATATACCGAAAACATTCTCGTAAGTTCCAAGAAACCAATTTGATCTCACAGAGGAGAGGACAAAGTAGAAGTGTTGTTTACGTACCAGggaaggaggaggagcaaGTGGATGAATTGGCTGGAATGTTGCAAAGCGGAGGCAATTGTAGAGCAAGAGTTTGATTAATTGGAAAAGCAGGGGACAAAGTAGAGGTGTTGTTGAggaagagacagagacagGTTGCTTCTTGGCTATAGATCTGGTTTAAGCTGTCACAACATGGCTGAGCCGGAAGTTGGGCAAAGCCTTGAACGAATGGACCACATGGAGCTAAGGAAAGCAGTCTGGAGGCACATGTAGCTGGTACTTGAGCGAGAACCATTCGGAGAAAGAATGCTGATAAGGAGATTAAAAGAGTGATGAGAAGAGTAGAAGAAGCCATTTTTTTCCTAGGAGActaagtttctttcttctttgtttgtggGAGAGTAAGGGGATTCTGAGTATTTAAGGTTGGAATCAATTGGTTTGGTGTGTGTGACTATGGACATGAATTGTTATTGCACACATGATGTGTGTTTATTTGTTGCAACACTTGAGTTCTTCATGCTCGTTTCttatttggtgtttttgaGTTCATTCGTAAATTGTGCTTCTTGTTGAccacaagaaaacaagaatgttACCGGAATCTCGTTAAcaaatttttagaatttgaaATAGTTAACCAATTGAAATACCAAATTTAGAAAACTTGAGCAACAAAGTCGTTGTAGTATAGTGGTAAGTATTCCCGCCTGTCACGCGGGTGACCCGGGTTCGATCCCCGGCAACGGcgtatttttaattttttcatatttgtttttattttagtccctttgttttcagtttctttagttttagTCCCTCATATTTcaggtttgtttgttttagtccttctcttctttatattCAACTTCCCAATCCGAGACAAAGTGAAATCACTTAAATAGTTTACTTTCCGGTTCCGTTCTTAAACCTTCCGACGAAGCTCCGGTAGAGAAAACCTCTCTTCACCTCTCCCATTCTCGGCAGCCATGTACGGTGGAGGTAGGTTTTATTTTCGTCCTCTCTAAAATCTCTCTCTGATTGTACAAATTCAGCATTACTTCTTTCCCTTTTCGCTTGAGCTCGTCTCGTAAAGGTGTAAACTTTTCCTTGGTGGGGTTTCTTATATATTGAACAGACGAAGTGTCAGCTATCGTAGTAGACTTAGGTTCTCACACTTGCAAAGCTGGTTACGCCGGAGAAGATGCCCCTAAAGCTGTTTTCCCTTCCGTAAGTCTCATTCTTTACTTCCTCTCTTTTCAATTGGTTAAAGTTAGGTCCTTTTAGTGTAGAGCAAGCAATTCGAGAAATTTaggttttttgttgttgctgttgttgatgTGTTATATAACTTATAAGGTTGTTGGAGCGATAGATGGAAATGGAATGGATATTGATGATGCTGCAAACACCACGGAGGATGCAAAGGAGtctgataaagaaaaaggcaaaagGAAGCTTTACACAGGATCTCAAGCTTTGAACTTTCGCCGCGATCAAATGGAGGTcagttttctttattaaacTTCAAAATGGTTAGGGATGAAGATAAATTTTCAGGTCTCTCTATTAGTTGACATTTGTCTGTTCCAGATATTGTCACCTACAAAGGATGGCATTGTAACTGATTGGGATATGGTGGACAATGTATGGGATCATGCTTTTAGGTAATTTGCAGAATCTGttagtttttgtctttaactGTTTAATCTTTATCTTTTCCATTTATAGTTGATTGATGATTTCATCTGTGTAAATGTTTATTATTCAAGGAATTGTCTAATGATTGATCCCACGGAGCACCCAATGCTACTTGCAGAGCCTCCTCTGAACTCACAGCAGCAGAGAGAAAAGTCTGGTTTCTCTACCTTTTATCGATGCTGAGTTCATCTTGGATTAGGAACAGATTATTCTGGTGGAACATCATCAATGCAGTAATTGAAAGAACGCCTCGAGAAAGACTTGGTAGAAGTAAGGTAGTATACTGGCATCGTTAGGCTCATTCCAGCAAATGTGGTTCTCCAAGTCTGAGTAAGTAACACATTGGATTGCTCTCTAGATCTCGACTCACGTATAAACAGTGTCTTCTCATCGCTAGGGTTTGAGTCTTTTTGTGTACATGACAGGTATGCAGAGCATGGAGCTTCTTACATCCAGAGGAAATGCCCTTAAAAGCTGCTTGAGATCAAGATAACGAGAACCTTTGGAGACAGTCAgagggtttagggattaagTAATTAGtatcttttcatttatttagGCAAATATTAAacacttttttattattattatgaagCTTTAGAAATAGCTTCGTATAATATAATGTTTCAACGTTAACATACAACAAATGTACTATTTTTCTAAGTGAAAACAACCACAAATGTACTTGTGTGTTTGCCTGTTTGGTAAATCCACCTTCTCCGTTATCCAAAAGTCGAATTTACGTGTCG
This sequence is a window from Arabidopsis thaliana chromosome 1 sequence. Protein-coding genes within it:
- a CDS encoding AT-rich interactive domain protein (unknown protein; FUNCTIONS IN: molecular_function unknown; INVOLVED IN: biological_process unknown; LOCATED IN: chloroplast thylakoid membrane, chloroplast; Has 37 Blast hits to 37 proteins in 13 species: Archae - 0; Bacteria - 0; Metazoa - 0; Fungi - 0; Plants - 37; Viruses - 0; Other Eukaryotes - 0 (source: NCBI BLink).) — protein: MALTVSSGGGGARIRCNDLTDSSRNPFSTFRLVNFPNPSRTEQQEEGNEGFDGENPPSQIVINDEDGDRTVVNTRFRGDPKDAPKFAIKDLPGLEPDPFEGEKWDGLGFFVQYLWAFGILFALISGGLAAGTYNEGATDFKETPVYKEAIQSRDLLDEAESSNSEDVFESNPTEVAPTIFQVDLELVVFIML
- a CDS encoding Bifunctional inhibitor/lipid-transfer protein/seed storage 2S albumin superfamily protein (Bifunctional inhibitor/lipid-transfer protein/seed storage 2S albumin superfamily protein; CONTAINS InterPro DOMAIN/s: Bifunctional inhibitor/plant lipid transfer protein/seed storage (InterPro:IPR016140), Plant lipid transfer protein/seed storage/trypsin-alpha amylase inhibitor (InterPro:IPR003612); BEST Arabidopsis thaliana protein match is: Bifunctional inhibitor/lipid-transfer protein/seed storage 2S albumin superfamily protein (TAIR:AT1G55260.2); Has 645 Blast hits to 641 proteins in 27 species: Archae - 0; Bacteria - 0; Metazoa - 0; Fungi - 0; Plants - 645; Viruses - 0; Other Eukaryotes - 0 (source: NCBI BLink).), which produces MASSTLLITLLISLSAFFLRMVLAQVPATCASRLLSLAPCGPFVQGFAQLPAQPCCDSLNQIYSQEATCLCLFLNNTSTLSPAFPINQTLALQLPPLCNIPANSSTCSSSFPGEAPSDSSSVAPPPSSSTGSQISQGAKNNSRVAATPVAQMAPRPTSFMGLGYGLKSSGSKSEIQLTIFALAAILPAALLLI
- the ARP4A gene encoding actin-related proteins 4A, with the protein product MYGGDEVSAIVVDLGSHTCKAGYAGEDAPKAVFPSVVGAIDGNGMDIDDAANTTEDAKESDKEKGKRKLYTGSQALNFRRDQMEILSPTKDGIVTDWDMVDNVWDHAFRASSELTAAERKVWFLYLLSMLSSSWIRNRLFWWNIINAVIERTPRERLGRSKVVYWHR
- the ARP4A gene encoding actin-related proteins 4A (actin-related proteins 4A (ARP4A); CONTAINS InterPro DOMAIN/s: Actin/actin-like (InterPro:IPR004000); BEST Arabidopsis thaliana protein match is: actin-related protein 4 (TAIR:AT1G18450.1); Has 8295 Blast hits to 8286 proteins in 1571 species: Archae - 0; Bacteria - 4; Metazoa - 4071; Fungi - 1608; Plants - 922; Viruses - 2; Other Eukaryotes - 1688 (source: NCBI BLink).); this translates as MYGGDEVSAIVVDLGSHTCKAGYAGEDAPKAVFPSVVGAIDGNGMDIDDAANTTEDAKESDKEKGKRKLYTGSQALNFRRDQMEILSPTKDGIVTDWDMVDNVWDHAFRNCLMIDPTEHPMLLAEPPLNSQQQREKSGFSTFYRC